A stretch of Mycobacterium sp. ITM-2016-00316 DNA encodes these proteins:
- the pe gene encoding acyltransferase PE: MRKLLAAATALLTIGASGPLGVGIAAADEPPPGPAVPGPAGPGAARMIEGRGYALGGAHVLGIPYDEYIMRTGAEWFPDLNRQIVDYPAGQVQGHTLERLFPGIGRLDDNFPGLGIDGPSYGESIDVGGPNLLAAIKSGGPGMAIGLSEGASVLDDVKARLANDPTAPPPDQLSFATYGNPVGKHAFGESFLSQNFPVGSVVPSLDYRMPAPVESQYDTHLFVSAYDSIADWPQRSDNWISVANAIVGLATGHTAVAFTNPSMVPPQNIRTTVNSRGARTTTYMIPEEHLPLVLPFKYLGVDQKTLIDLDNVLKPYVDAGYTRNDDPLTAPITVDPVNGYDPAEVTAPATQAAFGGGADPVSQLMAGLQYVLNNPPT, from the coding sequence ATGAGGAAGCTACTCGCGGCGGCCACCGCGCTACTGACCATCGGCGCCTCCGGCCCGTTGGGTGTCGGTATCGCCGCCGCCGACGAACCGCCGCCCGGCCCGGCCGTCCCCGGCCCGGCAGGTCCCGGCGCTGCCCGCATGATCGAGGGCCGCGGCTACGCCCTCGGCGGCGCGCACGTGCTCGGGATCCCGTACGACGAATACATCATGCGCACCGGCGCCGAATGGTTCCCGGACCTGAACCGGCAGATCGTCGACTACCCCGCGGGCCAGGTCCAGGGCCACACGCTGGAGCGGCTGTTCCCGGGTATCGGACGCCTCGACGACAACTTCCCGGGCCTCGGCATCGACGGCCCCAGCTACGGCGAGTCCATCGACGTCGGCGGGCCCAATCTGCTGGCCGCCATCAAGTCCGGCGGCCCGGGTATGGCCATCGGCCTGTCCGAGGGCGCGTCGGTTCTCGATGACGTGAAGGCGCGGCTGGCCAACGATCCGACAGCCCCGCCGCCGGATCAGCTGAGCTTTGCGACCTACGGGAACCCGGTCGGCAAGCACGCCTTCGGTGAGAGCTTTCTGAGCCAGAACTTCCCCGTCGGCAGCGTGGTGCCCTCGCTCGACTACCGGATGCCCGCGCCGGTGGAGAGCCAGTACGACACGCATCTGTTCGTCTCCGCCTACGACAGCATCGCGGACTGGCCGCAGCGTTCGGACAACTGGATCTCGGTCGCCAATGCGATTGTCGGGCTGGCGACCGGCCACACCGCGGTCGCGTTCACCAACCCGAGCATGGTGCCGCCGCAGAACATCCGGACGACGGTCAACTCCCGGGGTGCGCGGACGACGACGTACATGATCCCCGAGGAGCACCTGCCGCTGGTGCTGCCGTTCAAGTACCTCGGGGTGGATCAGAAGACCCTCATCGACCTCGACAACGTGCTCAAACCCTATGTGGACGCCGGTTATACGCGCAACGACGATCCCTTGACGGCGCCCATCACGGTGGACCCGGTGAACGGCTACGACCCCGCCGAGGTCACCGCCCCGGCCACCCAGGCCGCCTTCGGTGGCGGTGCGGATCCGGTGTCGCAGTTGATGGCCGGCCTGCAGTACGTGCTGAACAACCCGCCCACCTAG
- a CDS encoding GAP family protein: MWITLLVMAVAVSLEPFRIGMSVLMLNRPRPLLQLTAFLCGGFLMGLTVGAVVLFLLETRLESAHFTLPRVQIGIGLLALLVAVFLAVTTGRPRTPPAWLSRLLDGQSLWVAGAAGLGIALPSVDYLAALAVIGTADISPTTRLAALLIFNVVAFALVEIPLLAYLVAPERTRARLTALNDWVRARGRRGMAVLVAVVGVVLLAVGLAGL, from the coding sequence ATGTGGATCACCCTGCTGGTCATGGCCGTCGCCGTCAGCCTCGAACCGTTCCGCATCGGGATGTCGGTGCTGATGCTCAACCGGCCGCGGCCCCTGCTGCAACTCACCGCCTTCCTGTGCGGTGGCTTCCTGATGGGCCTGACCGTGGGCGCGGTGGTGCTATTCCTGCTCGAAACGCGCTTGGAATCAGCGCATTTCACTCTTCCCCGGGTGCAGATCGGGATCGGCTTGCTGGCCCTGCTGGTGGCCGTGTTCCTGGCCGTCACCACGGGACGCCCGCGTACACCGCCGGCCTGGCTGAGCCGGCTGCTCGACGGTCAATCCCTGTGGGTTGCCGGGGCGGCCGGGCTCGGAATCGCGCTGCCCTCGGTCGACTACCTGGCCGCGCTGGCCGTCATCGGCACCGCGGACATCAGCCCCACGACGCGGCTCGCGGCGCTGCTGATCTTCAACGTGGTCGCCTTCGCCCTCGTCGAGATCCCGCTGCTGGCTTACCTTGTCGCGCCGGAACGCACCCGCGCGCGGCTCACGGCACTCAACGACTGGGTGCGCGCCCGGGGTCGGCGCGGGATGGCCGTGCTGGTCGCGGTGGTCGGCGTGGTGCTGCTGGCCGTGGGGCTCGCCGGGTTGTAA
- a CDS encoding AMP-binding protein, with the protein MPNASILTVLRERAGDTPDELAFTYTDYDRDPGGVAETLTWAQLYRRTLNMASEAGQYGSPGDRALIIAPQGLPYIVAFLGAMQAGFIAVPLSAPVPGSHDERIGAVVADTSPAVVLTTSALFDIAAQYVDDGAAMTAVISVDTLDLDTPEPVAGDPPDGPDIAYLQYTSGSTRAPAGVMISHRNLIANFDQLMPDYLRQYGGRFPEGGALVSWLPFYHDMGLMLGVAAPILGGTQADLMSPLAFLTHPARWLKTMARHRVTVSGGPNFALDLAARRTSDEDVAGLDLSVIESIICGAERVQPPTVARFLDRFAPFGFRPEALMPSYGLAEATVFVASGGQGRVPEVVEFAIDELTEGTAVRKPGGTPLVRYGVAPSPLLLIVDAETGRPCPDGAVGEIWTHGENVSAGYWRKPDQTGTGFGAELIDGPADLPTTDWLRTGDRGFISEGDLFIVGRIKDMLIVRGRNHYSEDIEETVRGITRGRVAAIAVTDEQDEHDEKLVTIIEFKKRDDTEELGEAKSDVTAAISRAHGLQVADIVLVPPGSIPTTTSGKIRRSACVEQYRQGQFVRLDA; encoded by the coding sequence ATGCCCAACGCGTCCATCCTCACCGTGCTGCGGGAACGTGCTGGCGATACACCCGACGAGCTCGCGTTCACCTACACCGACTACGACCGGGATCCCGGCGGGGTCGCCGAAACCCTGACCTGGGCACAGCTGTACCGGCGCACCCTGAACATGGCCTCCGAAGCCGGCCAGTACGGGTCGCCCGGGGACCGGGCGCTGATCATCGCGCCGCAGGGACTGCCCTACATCGTGGCGTTCCTGGGCGCCATGCAGGCCGGGTTCATCGCCGTTCCGCTGTCGGCACCGGTGCCCGGCTCCCACGACGAGCGCATCGGCGCGGTGGTCGCCGACACCTCACCGGCGGTGGTGCTGACCACGTCCGCCCTGTTCGACATCGCCGCCCAATATGTGGACGACGGCGCCGCCATGACCGCGGTGATCTCGGTGGACACCCTGGACCTGGACACTCCCGAACCGGTCGCCGGCGATCCCCCGGACGGCCCGGACATCGCGTACCTGCAGTACACCTCGGGGTCGACGCGGGCTCCGGCCGGCGTGATGATCAGCCACCGCAACCTCATCGCGAACTTCGATCAGTTGATGCCGGACTACCTGCGCCAGTACGGCGGCAGATTCCCCGAAGGCGGCGCGCTGGTCTCGTGGTTGCCGTTCTACCACGATATGGGCCTGATGCTGGGCGTCGCGGCGCCCATCCTGGGCGGAACGCAGGCCGACCTGATGAGCCCGCTGGCATTCCTCACCCACCCGGCGCGCTGGCTGAAGACCATGGCCCGGCACCGGGTCACGGTGTCCGGCGGACCCAACTTCGCCCTGGATCTCGCCGCCCGGCGCACCAGCGACGAGGACGTCGCGGGTCTCGATCTGAGCGTCATCGAGAGCATCATCTGTGGCGCCGAACGAGTCCAGCCGCCCACCGTCGCCCGCTTCCTCGATCGGTTCGCGCCGTTCGGTTTCCGGCCCGAGGCACTCATGCCGTCCTACGGTCTGGCCGAGGCGACGGTGTTCGTGGCCAGTGGCGGTCAGGGGCGGGTTCCCGAGGTCGTCGAATTCGCCATCGACGAATTGACCGAGGGCACCGCGGTGCGCAAGCCCGGCGGCACTCCGCTGGTCCGGTACGGGGTGGCTCCGTCACCGTTGCTGTTGATCGTCGACGCCGAGACCGGCAGGCCCTGCCCGGATGGCGCCGTCGGCGAGATCTGGACGCACGGCGAGAACGTGTCGGCCGGATACTGGCGCAAACCCGATCAGACGGGTACCGGATTCGGTGCCGAACTCATCGACGGGCCTGCCGATCTGCCGACGACCGACTGGCTGCGCACCGGGGACCGCGGCTTCATCTCCGAGGGCGACCTGTTCATCGTCGGGCGTATCAAGGACATGCTGATCGTGCGCGGGCGCAATCACTACTCCGAGGACATCGAGGAGACGGTGCGCGGGATCACCCGGGGCAGGGTGGCCGCGATCGCCGTGACCGATGAGCAGGACGAGCACGACGAGAAGCTGGTCACCATCATCGAGTTCAAGAAACGCGATGACACCGAGGAGCTGGGCGAGGCGAAAAGCGATGTGACCGCCGCGATCTCGCGTGCACACGGACTGCAGGTCGCCGATATCGTGCTGGTGCCGCCCGGCTCGATCCCCACCACCACCAGCGGCAAGATCCGTCGCTCGGCATGTGTCGAGCAGTATCGACAGGGGCAATTCGTGCGGCTGGACGCGTAG
- a CDS encoding flavin reductase family protein, with product MSDTELSPASLREAFGHFPTGVIAIAAEVDGVRVGLAASTFVPVSLDPPLVSFCVQNSSETWPKLKALPSLGISVLGESHDAAARTLAAKTGDRFAGLETQSRDSGAVFVHGTSVWLESTITQEVPAGDHTIVVLQVSEITVHDVPPIVFHRSAFRKLGG from the coding sequence ATGAGCGACACAGAACTGAGCCCGGCTTCGCTGCGCGAGGCGTTCGGGCATTTCCCGACCGGAGTCATCGCCATCGCCGCCGAGGTCGACGGCGTCCGGGTCGGTCTGGCGGCCAGCACCTTCGTGCCGGTGTCGCTGGATCCCCCGCTGGTGTCGTTCTGCGTGCAGAACTCATCGGAGACCTGGCCAAAGCTCAAGGCCCTGCCCTCACTGGGGATCAGCGTGCTGGGCGAATCGCATGACGCCGCGGCACGCACCCTGGCCGCCAAGACCGGCGACCGTTTCGCCGGCCTGGAGACCCAGTCCCGCGACAGCGGGGCGGTGTTCGTGCACGGCACCAGCGTGTGGCTGGAAAGCACGATCACCCAGGAAGTTCCCGCGGGCGATCACACCATCGTGGTGCTGCAGGTCAGTGAGATCACCGTGCACGACGTGCCGCCGATCGTGTTCCACCGCAGCGCGTTCCGCAAACTGGGTGGCTGA
- a CDS encoding succinate dehydrogenase/fumarate reductase iron-sulfur subunit has product MAAYNAKLRVWRGDPSGGELQDYTVEVNDGEVVLDIVHRLQATQAGDLAVRWNCKAGKCGSCSAEINGRPRLLCMTRMSTFDENETVTITPLRTFPVMRDLVTDVSFNYEKARQIPSFTPPKDLQPGEYRMQQEDVNRSQEFRKCIECFLCQNVCHVVRDHEENKESFAGPRFHMRIAELDMHPLDTVDRKDMAQEEQGLGLCNITKCCTEVCPEHIKITDNALIPMKERVADRKYDPIVWLGNKLFRR; this is encoded by the coding sequence ATGGCTGCCTACAACGCGAAGCTACGGGTCTGGCGCGGCGACCCGTCCGGCGGCGAACTGCAGGACTACACGGTCGAGGTCAACGACGGTGAAGTGGTGCTCGACATCGTCCATCGGCTGCAGGCCACCCAGGCCGGCGATCTCGCGGTGCGCTGGAACTGCAAGGCCGGCAAGTGTGGATCCTGCTCGGCGGAGATCAACGGTCGTCCGCGGCTGCTGTGCATGACGCGGATGTCCACGTTCGACGAGAACGAGACCGTCACCATCACCCCGTTGCGGACCTTCCCGGTGATGCGCGACCTGGTGACCGACGTGTCCTTCAACTACGAGAAGGCGCGCCAGATCCCGTCGTTCACCCCTCCCAAGGATCTGCAACCGGGCGAGTACCGCATGCAGCAGGAGGACGTGAACCGCAGCCAGGAGTTCCGCAAGTGCATCGAGTGCTTCCTGTGCCAGAACGTCTGCCACGTGGTGCGTGATCACGAGGAGAACAAAGAAAGCTTCGCGGGTCCGCGATTCCACATGCGCATCGCCGAGCTGGACATGCATCCGCTGGACACCGTGGACCGCAAGGACATGGCCCAGGAGGAGCAGGGGCTGGGTCTGTGCAACATCACCAAGTGCTGCACCGAGGTGTGCCCCGAACACATCAAGATCACCGACAATGCGCTGATCCCGATGAAGGAACGCGTCGCCGATCGCAAGTACGACCCGATCGTCTGGCTGGGAAACAAGCTCTTCCGGCGGTAA
- a CDS encoding fumarate reductase/succinate dehydrogenase flavoprotein subunit: MGDLERHAYDVVVIGAGGAGLRAVIEARERGLRVAVVTKSLFGKAHTVMAEGGCAAAMRNVNTKDSWQVHFGDTMRGGKFLNNWRMAELHAQEAPDRVWELETYGALFDRTKDGRISQRNFGGHTYPRLAHVGDRTGLEIIRTLQQKIVSLQQEDFRETGDYEARIRVFHECSITELILDDGAGASGATGEKRVAGAFGYWRETGEFILFEAPAVVLATGGIGKSFKVSSNSWEYTGDGHALALRAGSGLINMEFIQFHPTGMVWPLSVKGILVTEGVRGDGGVLKNSEGKRFMFDYIPDVFKGQYAETEEEADQWLKDNDSARRTPDLLPRDEVARAINEEVKAGRGSPHGGVYLDIASRMPAEEIKRRLPSMYHQFIELAEVDITKDEMEVGPTCHYVMGGIEVDPDSGGAATPGLFAAGECSGGMHGSNRLGGNSLSDLLVFGRRAGLGASDYVRSLTDRPAVTEDALTAASQLALDPFTPKANAENPYTLHAELQQSMNDLAGIIRKEGELQEALAKIDELKARYANVVVEGGRVFNPGWHLAIDMRNMLLVSECVAKAALQRTESRGGHTRDDFPQMDSHWRNKLLVCRAVEGDHQVVPDITVEAEQQPVMRPDLLATFELSELEKYYTEDQLAEHPERKG, from the coding sequence ATGGGTGACCTGGAACGGCACGCCTACGACGTCGTCGTGATCGGTGCCGGCGGGGCGGGGCTGCGCGCGGTGATCGAGGCCCGCGAGCGCGGCCTGCGGGTGGCGGTGGTGACCAAATCGCTGTTCGGCAAGGCGCACACCGTGATGGCCGAGGGCGGCTGCGCGGCGGCGATGCGCAATGTGAACACCAAGGACAGCTGGCAGGTGCACTTCGGTGACACCATGCGCGGCGGCAAGTTCCTGAACAACTGGCGGATGGCCGAACTGCACGCCCAGGAAGCCCCGGACCGGGTCTGGGAACTGGAAACCTATGGGGCGCTGTTCGATCGCACCAAGGACGGCCGGATCAGCCAACGCAACTTCGGCGGCCACACCTACCCGCGGCTGGCCCACGTCGGTGACCGGACCGGCCTGGAGATCATCCGCACCCTGCAGCAGAAGATCGTGTCCCTGCAGCAGGAGGACTTCCGGGAAACCGGGGACTACGAAGCCCGCATCAGGGTCTTCCACGAATGCTCGATCACCGAGCTGATCCTCGACGACGGGGCCGGGGCGAGCGGAGCGACGGGGGAGAAACGGGTCGCGGGAGCCTTCGGATACTGGCGCGAGACCGGCGAGTTCATCCTGTTCGAGGCGCCTGCGGTGGTGCTGGCCACCGGCGGAATCGGCAAGTCCTTCAAGGTGTCGTCGAATTCCTGGGAGTACACCGGCGACGGCCATGCCCTGGCGCTGCGCGCCGGTTCGGGCCTGATCAACATGGAGTTCATCCAGTTCCACCCGACCGGCATGGTCTGGCCGCTGTCGGTGAAGGGCATCCTCGTCACCGAGGGTGTGCGCGGTGACGGCGGAGTCCTGAAGAACTCCGAGGGTAAGCGCTTCATGTTCGACTACATCCCGGACGTGTTCAAGGGCCAGTACGCCGAGACCGAGGAAGAAGCCGACCAGTGGCTCAAGGACAACGACTCCGCGCGCCGCACCCCTGATCTGCTGCCCCGCGACGAGGTGGCCCGTGCCATCAACGAAGAGGTGAAGGCCGGCCGCGGCAGCCCGCACGGCGGCGTCTACCTCGACATCGCCTCCCGGATGCCCGCCGAGGAGATCAAGCGCCGGTTGCCCTCGATGTATCACCAGTTCATCGAGCTGGCCGAGGTCGACATCACCAAGGACGAGATGGAGGTCGGTCCGACCTGTCACTACGTGATGGGCGGTATCGAGGTCGATCCCGACAGCGGCGGCGCGGCCACCCCCGGCCTGTTCGCCGCGGGCGAGTGCTCCGGTGGCATGCACGGCTCCAACCGGCTCGGCGGCAACTCGCTGTCGGATCTGCTGGTGTTCGGCCGCCGGGCCGGGCTCGGCGCCTCCGACTACGTCCGGTCGCTGACCGACCGGCCCGCGGTCACCGAGGACGCCCTGACGGCGGCCAGCCAGCTGGCGCTGGACCCGTTCACCCCGAAGGCCAACGCGGAAAACCCCTACACGCTGCACGCCGAACTGCAACAGTCGATGAACGACCTGGCCGGCATCATCCGCAAGGAGGGTGAACTGCAGGAGGCGCTGGCCAAGATCGACGAGCTCAAGGCGCGCTACGCCAACGTCGTCGTCGAGGGCGGCCGTGTGTTCAACCCGGGCTGGCACCTGGCCATCGACATGCGCAACATGCTGCTGGTCAGCGAGTGCGTGGCCAAGGCCGCACTCCAGCGCACCGAGAGCCGCGGCGGGCACACCCGCGACGACTTCCCGCAGATGGACTCGCACTGGCGCAACAAGCTGCTGGTGTGCCGGGCGGTGGAGGGCGACCACCAGGTGGTGCCGGACATCACCGTCGAGGCGGAACAGCAGCCGGTGATGCGGCCGGATCTGCTGGCCACCTTCGAGCTGTCCGAGCTGGAGAAGTACTACACCGAAGACCAACTGGCCGAACACCCCGAGCGGAAGGGCTGA
- a CDS encoding isocitrate lyase/phosphoenolpyruvate mutase family protein: protein MSNEDLQQKASALLALHRPGDPAILPTVWDAWSAKTVVDAGFTALTVGSHPVADSVGKPDGEGMSYDDLLTRVTQITGAVDVPISVDIESGYGESGARLIDGLLSAGAVGLNIEDTVHSDGGRIRSDEDHAALVGELRRAADAAGVHVVINARTDLFLREVGDESDRFERAVRKLKLAADAGADSLYPVGRHDDDTYRRLVEELPLPINAIALPGQDDPARFGPLGVGRISFGPFLQFTLTERIKELVAPWK from the coding sequence ATGTCCAACGAAGATCTTCAGCAGAAAGCCTCCGCGCTGCTCGCGCTGCACCGTCCCGGGGACCCGGCGATCCTGCCGACGGTGTGGGACGCGTGGTCGGCGAAGACCGTGGTGGATGCCGGTTTCACCGCGCTCACGGTGGGAAGTCACCCGGTGGCCGACTCGGTGGGCAAGCCTGACGGCGAGGGCATGAGCTACGACGATCTGCTGACCCGGGTCACGCAGATCACCGGCGCGGTCGACGTGCCGATCTCGGTGGACATCGAGTCGGGTTACGGCGAGTCGGGGGCCCGGTTGATCGACGGACTGCTGTCGGCCGGCGCGGTCGGCCTCAACATCGAGGACACCGTGCATTCCGACGGCGGCCGGATCCGCTCCGACGAGGATCACGCCGCACTGGTCGGTGAGCTCCGCAGGGCCGCCGACGCCGCCGGCGTACATGTGGTCATCAACGCCCGCACCGATCTCTTCCTGCGGGAGGTCGGCGACGAGTCCGACCGGTTCGAGCGCGCGGTGCGCAAGCTGAAGCTGGCCGCCGACGCGGGCGCGGACAGCCTCTACCCGGTGGGCCGTCACGATGACGACACCTACCGCCGGCTCGTCGAGGAGCTGCCGCTGCCGATCAACGCGATCGCACTGCCGGGCCAGGACGACCCGGCGCGCTTCGGTCCGCTCGGCGTCGGCCGGATCAGCTTCGGGCCGTTCCTACAGTTCACCCTGACCGAACGGATCAAAGAACTGGTGGCGCCCTGGAAGTAG
- the nirB gene encoding nitrite reductase large subunit NirB: MQSAKHVVVVGHGMVGHRFVEALRARDTEGAWRITVLSEEADAAYDRVGLTGYTEHWDRSKLALPGNDYAGDNGVVLHLGLAARDIDRAAKTVTLADGRSLDYDALVLATGSYAFVPPVPGRDLPQCHVYRTLDDLDGIRDGALAAAKTKTPVGVVIGGGLLGLEAANALRGFGLDTHVLEMSPHLMAAQLDEAGGAVLTRMIRGLGIEVHTGVSTESIQPAQKNQPLRKSHSNDAVRVTLNDGTSIEAGVVIFAAGVRPRDELARDVGLELAQRGGVMTDLSCLTSDPNIYAVGEVAAIEGRCYGLVGPGYTSAEVVADRLLGGAAEFGEADMSTKLKLLGVDVASFGDAKGHTPNSLDVVVNDPVKQTYAKLVLSDDAKTLLGGILVGDASAYGVLRPMVASELPGDPLSLIAPAGTGDGASALGVGALPDIAQICSCNNVTKGDLKDAICGGCTDVPGLKKCTLAGTSCGSCVPLLKQLLEAEGVEQSTSLCEHFSQSRAELFEIISATEIRTFSGLIEKFGTGKGCDICKPTVASILASTSSDHVLGGEQASLQDSNDHFLANIQKNGSYSVVPRVPGGDITPEQLILIGEIARDFDLYTKITGGQRIDMFGARVDQLPEIWRRLVEGGMESGQAYGKSLRTVKSCVGSDWCRYGQQDSVQMAINLELRYRGLRAPHKIKMGVSGCARECAEARGKDVGVIATETGWNLYVSGNGGMTPKHAQLLAGDLDDETLIRYIDRYLMFYIRTADRLQRTAPWLDALEGGLDHLRDVVCNDSLGLAAEFEAAVARHVDGYACEWKGVLDDPEKLSRFVSFVNAPEIADPTIEFTESFGRKVPIGMPKMPAQEAS; encoded by the coding sequence ATGCAATCAGCCAAGCACGTGGTGGTCGTCGGACACGGCATGGTCGGGCACCGCTTCGTCGAGGCGTTGCGGGCCCGCGACACCGAGGGTGCCTGGCGGATCACCGTGCTCTCCGAGGAGGCCGACGCGGCCTATGACCGGGTCGGCCTGACCGGATACACCGAGCACTGGGACCGGTCCAAGCTGGCACTGCCCGGCAATGACTATGCAGGCGACAACGGTGTCGTCCTGCATCTGGGCTTGGCGGCCCGGGATATCGACCGGGCCGCCAAGACCGTCACACTGGCCGACGGCCGGTCCCTTGATTACGACGCCCTGGTGCTGGCCACCGGTTCCTACGCCTTCGTGCCGCCGGTGCCCGGCCGTGATCTGCCGCAGTGCCACGTCTACCGCACCCTCGACGACCTGGACGGCATCCGGGACGGCGCACTGGCTGCGGCCAAGACGAAGACACCGGTCGGCGTGGTCATCGGTGGCGGGCTGCTCGGTCTGGAAGCCGCCAATGCGCTGCGTGGCTTCGGGTTGGACACCCACGTGCTGGAGATGTCACCGCATCTGATGGCGGCCCAGCTCGACGAGGCCGGCGGCGCCGTACTGACCCGGATGATCCGCGGCCTGGGCATCGAGGTGCACACCGGCGTGAGCACCGAGAGCATCCAGCCCGCTCAAAAGAACCAGCCGCTGCGCAAATCCCACTCCAACGACGCGGTGCGGGTGACGCTCAACGACGGCACCAGCATCGAGGCCGGCGTCGTCATCTTCGCCGCCGGTGTGCGCCCCCGCGACGAACTGGCCCGCGACGTCGGGCTCGAGCTCGCCCAGCGCGGCGGTGTGATGACCGATCTGTCCTGCCTCACCAGCGATCCCAACATCTACGCGGTCGGCGAGGTGGCGGCCATTGAGGGCCGCTGCTACGGGCTGGTCGGCCCTGGCTACACCAGCGCCGAGGTGGTCGCCGACCGGCTGCTCGGCGGTGCGGCCGAGTTCGGTGAGGCCGATATGTCCACCAAGCTCAAACTGCTGGGTGTGGACGTGGCCAGTTTCGGTGACGCCAAGGGACATACACCCAACAGCCTGGACGTCGTGGTCAACGACCCGGTCAAGCAGACCTACGCCAAACTGGTGCTCTCCGATGACGCCAAGACACTGCTCGGCGGCATCCTGGTCGGTGACGCATCGGCCTACGGGGTGCTGCGCCCGATGGTGGCCAGCGAACTGCCCGGTGATCCGCTCTCACTCATCGCGCCGGCCGGCACCGGTGACGGTGCCAGCGCGCTGGGTGTCGGCGCGCTACCCGATATCGCGCAGATCTGCTCATGCAACAACGTCACCAAAGGCGATCTGAAGGACGCCATCTGCGGTGGGTGCACCGATGTGCCGGGCCTGAAGAAGTGCACGCTGGCCGGCACCTCCTGCGGATCGTGCGTCCCGCTGCTCAAACAGCTACTGGAGGCCGAGGGCGTCGAGCAGTCCACGTCGCTGTGCGAGCATTTCAGCCAATCGCGCGCCGAGCTGTTCGAGATCATCAGCGCCACCGAGATCCGCACCTTCTCCGGTCTGATCGAGAAGTTCGGCACCGGAAAGGGTTGCGATATCTGCAAACCCACCGTCGCCTCGATCCTGGCCTCGACCAGCTCGGACCACGTCCTGGGCGGCGAGCAGGCCTCGCTGCAGGACTCCAACGACCATTTCCTGGCCAACATCCAGAAGAACGGCAGCTACTCGGTGGTGCCGCGGGTGCCCGGCGGCGACATCACCCCCGAGCAGTTGATCCTGATCGGTGAGATCGCACGGGATTTCGATCTCTACACCAAGATCACCGGCGGCCAGCGCATCGACATGTTCGGTGCCCGGGTCGATCAGTTGCCGGAGATCTGGCGTCGGCTGGTCGAGGGCGGCATGGAATCCGGTCAGGCCTACGGCAAATCACTGCGCACCGTGAAGAGCTGTGTGGGCAGCGACTGGTGCCGCTACGGCCAGCAGGATTCGGTGCAGATGGCCATCAACCTGGAACTGCGCTACCGCGGACTGCGTGCACCCCACAAGATCAAGATGGGTGTGTCGGGTTGCGCCCGCGAATGCGCGGAGGCTCGCGGCAAGGACGTCGGTGTCATCGCCACCGAAACCGGCTGGAATCTCTACGTATCCGGCAACGGTGGGATGACCCCCAAGCACGCCCAACTGCTCGCCGGTGATCTCGATGACGAGACGCTGATCCGCTATATCGACCGCTACCTGATGTTCTACATCCGCACCGCGGACCGCTTGCAGCGCACCGCGCCGTGGCTGGACGCCCTCGAGGGCGGCCTGGACCATCTGCGCGATGTGGTCTGCAACGACTCACTCGGTCTGGCAGCCGAATTCGAAGCCGCGGTGGCCCGACACGTCGACGGTTACGCTTGCGAATGGAAGGGCGTGTTGGATGACCCGGAGAAGCTCTCGCGCTTCGTCTCGTTCGTCAACGCCCCCGAGATCGCGGACCCGACCATCGAGTTCACCGAGTCGTTCGGCCGCAAGGTGCCGATCGGGATGCCCAAGATGCCGGCACAGGAGGCCTCATGA
- the nirD gene encoding nitrite reductase small subunit NirD produces the protein MTLLDDRKESDAQGNSEWTSACAYDRLLPCRGVAVLLPGGVQVALFRLDDGALHALSNIDPFSGAAVLSRGIVGDRGGRACVQSPIKKQAFSLEDGVCLDDPETSVPVYRTRVTPDGFVEIAG, from the coding sequence ATGACCTTGCTCGATGATCGCAAAGAAAGTGACGCCCAGGGTAATTCGGAATGGACCTCGGCGTGCGCCTATGACCGGCTGCTGCCGTGTCGCGGTGTCGCGGTGCTGTTGCCCGGCGGTGTGCAGGTCGCGCTGTTCCGGCTCGATGACGGTGCGCTGCATGCGCTGAGCAATATCGATCCGTTTTCCGGCGCCGCCGTGCTGTCACGGGGCATCGTCGGGGACCGCGGCGGCCGCGCCTGCGTGCAGTCGCCGATCAAGAAGCAGGCGTTTTCACTGGAAGACGGTGTCTGCCTGGATGATCCGGAGACCTCGGTGCCGGTTTACCGGACCCGGGTCACGCCGGACGGTTTCGTAGAGATCGCTGGGTAG
- a CDS encoding transcriptional repressor, with translation MVSQGGGEQLRAQLLTILQDADRPMTTSELRDHLHAHCASRVVIETVYRNLTVLQRRDEVERRSGPGRDAFWGPTETTQRSLRNRPA, from the coding sequence ATGGTTTCGCAGGGGGGAGGTGAGCAGCTGCGTGCGCAGCTGCTCACGATATTGCAGGACGCCGACCGCCCGATGACCACCTCGGAACTACGCGACCACCTGCACGCGCACTGCGCGTCACGGGTCGTGATCGAGACCGTCTACCGCAACCTCACCGTGCTCCAGCGTCGCGATGAGGTGGAGCGCCGATCGGGCCCCGGCCGGGATGCCTTCTGGGGTCCGACGGAAACTACCCAGCGATCTCTACGAAACCGTCCGGCGTGA